The proteins below come from a single candidate division WOR-3 bacterium genomic window:
- the rpsK gene encoding 30S ribosomal protein S11 produces MARRTTKRRIAAQCVAHITTTFNNTMVTIADPEGAVVCWSSAGRVGFKGSKKGTPYAAGVCAEAAAREAANLGVRKVEVRLSGPGPGREAAIRSLQNAGLDIVSIKDITPIPHNGCRPPKQRRV; encoded by the coding sequence ATGGCGCGGCGAACTACGAAACGACGGATTGCAGCCCAGTGCGTTGCGCACATCACCACCACCTTCAATAATACGATGGTGACCATCGCTGACCCGGAGGGTGCGGTCGTCTGCTGGTCTTCGGCCGGTCGGGTAGGTTTCAAGGGGTCGAAGAAGGGAACGCCCTACGCGGCCGGTGTGTGTGCCGAAGCGGCGGCACGCGAGGCCGCGAACTTGGGCGTAAGGAAGGTCGAGGTGCGACTGTCCGGTCCGGGTCCGGGCCGCGAAGCAGCGATCAGGTCGCTGCAGAATGCCGGTCTTGATATCGTTTCTATCAAGGATATTACCCCAATTCCGCACAACGGGTGCCGGCCGCCAAAGCAACGCCGGGTATAG
- the rpsM gene encoding 30S ribosomal protein S13, whose translation MARISGIDLPDNKKILYALPHIYGIGLHSARRILEAAGVNGDRRVKELSEEEVARIRKEIDSGYKVEGELRAEVASNIKRYIEIGSYRGSRHRSHLPVRGQRTRTNARTRKGPRKTSGVIRRTAEE comes from the coding sequence TTGGCTCGTATTTCGGGTATTGACTTGCCCGATAACAAGAAGATTCTCTACGCTCTGCCGCATATCTACGGCATCGGGCTCCACTCGGCACGCCGGATACTTGAGGCGGCCGGGGTAAACGGCGACCGCCGGGTAAAGGAATTAAGCGAGGAAGAGGTGGCACGCATCCGTAAGGAGATTGACTCCGGCTACAAGGTCGAGGGAGAGCTGCGTGCCGAAGTCGCATCCAATATCAAGCGTTACATCGAGATTGGCAGCTACCGCGGTTCCCGACACCGCAGTCACCTGCCAGTACGCGGTCAACGGACGCGCACCAATGCGCGCACCCGCAAAGGACCGCGTAAGACTTCGGGCGTAATCCGGCGCACGGCGGAGGAGTAA
- the panD gene encoding aspartate 1-decarboxylase, with product MARFRILAKSKIQRLVVTDKNLRYEGSLELDRDLLKAADILPGEIVQVVNLNNGNRFETYVIPAPAGSGACVLNGGAARLGEAGDELIVMSSTMVDETEASMHQMRRVVVNEHNHIIDLPSTADYPDSVRNGKQLTKRKGRS from the coding sequence GTGGCGCGTTTCCGGATTCTCGCTAAGTCCAAGATTCAGCGCCTAGTCGTCACCGATAAGAATCTCAGATACGAAGGGAGTCTGGAACTGGACCGTGACCTGCTGAAGGCGGCGGACATCCTCCCCGGCGAGATTGTCCAGGTCGTAAATCTGAACAACGGCAATCGGTTTGAGACCTACGTCATCCCGGCGCCGGCCGGCTCGGGCGCCTGCGTCTTGAACGGTGGCGCGGCCCGGCTGGGTGAGGCCGGTGATGAGCTGATTGTAATGTCAAGCACCATGGTTGATGAGACCGAGGCCAGCATGCATCAGATGAGAAGGGTGGTTGTCAACGAACACAATCATATTATAGACTTGCCTTCAACCGCAGATTATCCTGACTCGGTCCGGAATGGAAAGCAGCTGACAAAGCGTAAGGGACGTTCTTGA
- a CDS encoding C4-type zinc ribbon domain-containing protein: MNQKIETLRSLEEFDHILRDIESEHYQAVGFKDIQPSDEFIKTAEKERAKLTKKIDPKLLAQYERIMKRYGGRVVVQVIREFCGGCYVKLPSELAVRCRTELVSCPNCGRFLFYVK; the protein is encoded by the coding sequence GTGAATCAGAAGATCGAGACGCTTCGTTCGCTTGAGGAATTCGATCACATCCTGCGCGACATTGAGAGCGAGCACTACCAGGCGGTTGGATTCAAGGACATCCAGCCATCCGATGAATTTATCAAGACTGCGGAGAAAGAACGGGCCAAACTCACAAAGAAGATTGACCCAAAACTTCTCGCGCAGTACGAGCGGATCATGAAGCGATACGGTGGCAGGGTGGTGGTGCAGGTCATTCGCGAGTTCTGTGGCGGATGTTACGTCAAACTGCCTTCTGAGCTGGCGGTTCGCTGTCGAACCGAGCTTGTTTCCTGCCCGAACTGCGGTCGGTTTCTGTTCTACGTGAAATAG
- a CDS encoding PTS sugar transporter subunit IIA: protein MNLSSLLRPERICLELKAKKKVDVLRELVAMVKQDENAESLLQTLLKREELGSTGIGKGIAIPHGRSLLIDKLELAVGRSTKGIEFDSIDKKPAHLFFLVIAPPQDRGNQYLITLGRVAMVCQELAKKKRMFDPQTPEEFIELVSTLEGGIR, encoded by the coding sequence TTGAACCTATCGTCGTTGTTGAGGCCTGAACGGATATGTCTCGAGCTCAAGGCGAAGAAGAAAGTGGACGTGCTGCGTGAACTCGTGGCAATGGTCAAGCAGGACGAGAACGCAGAATCGTTGCTGCAGACACTGCTAAAGCGTGAGGAACTGGGTTCGACCGGTATCGGCAAAGGTATCGCAATTCCTCACGGCCGGTCGCTTCTCATTGACAAACTGGAACTTGCAGTTGGCCGTTCGACCAAGGGGATCGAATTCGACTCGATTGACAAGAAGCCAGCCCACTTATTCTTTCTAGTTATCGCGCCACCCCAGGACCGAGGCAATCAGTATCTCATCACGCTGGGCCGAGTGGCGATGGTCTGTCAGGAACTGGCTAAGAAGAAGCGGATGTTCGACCCGCAGACGCCAGAGGAATTTATTGAACTAGTGAGTACTCTGGAAGGCGGCATCAGGTGA
- a CDS encoding LytR C-terminal domain-containing protein — protein sequence MKTALAWTVLVLVFLAAGASVTWRMLPKEEPLELNPGDVRLEVVNGCGVPRLANAVRGELEARGFAAMSVRNSDSVCAKTAVVDLLDPGCGCAGKVARALSRRQRRLGLPVGPRFVPKVSAQIDSTKFLDVIVVVGQDYRQFFPNLVVLY from the coding sequence GTGAAAACGGCTCTGGCCTGGACGGTTCTGGTTCTCGTCTTCCTCGCAGCCGGCGCCTCGGTAACATGGCGGATGCTGCCGAAGGAGGAACCTTTGGAACTGAACCCAGGCGATGTCAGACTCGAAGTCGTGAACGGTTGTGGCGTGCCAAGGCTTGCAAATGCAGTGCGGGGTGAACTTGAGGCCAGAGGATTTGCCGCCATGAGTGTACGGAACAGTGACTCGGTCTGTGCGAAAACAGCCGTCGTAGACCTACTTGACCCCGGTTGCGGGTGTGCCGGAAAGGTCGCCCGGGCACTTTCAAGGCGTCAGCGACGGCTTGGCCTTCCGGTCGGGCCGCGGTTCGTCCCCAAGGTATCAGCCCAGATTGACTCCACAAAGTTCCTTGACGTAATTGTGGTAGTCGGGCAAGACTACAGGCAGTTCTTTCCGAACCTGGTGGTATTGTACTGA
- a CDS encoding NTP transferase domain-containing protein, whose product MTALILAAGRSRRMGRDVPKVLLPVCGRPLLAYVVDAARGAGAERIIVVVGDGRDLVQQKFGTGGLEFAVQTEQRGTAHAVLACRNRLADDEEVVVLCGDAPLITSRTVRRLAAARVETGADIALFTARLSDPADYGRVIRASNDEVERIVERRDATEHELQVKEVNSGLYSFQWGRVLPALERVRPSPTTGEYYLTDLVREIRAGGGRVVAVLADDPSEMLGANTPVELARIEAELGRRVYARG is encoded by the coding sequence TTGACCGCTCTCATCCTGGCAGCAGGCAGAAGCCGGCGCATGGGCCGGGACGTCCCCAAGGTCCTGCTGCCGGTCTGCGGCCGGCCGCTCTTGGCCTACGTAGTTGATGCCGCACGGGGCGCTGGAGCAGAGCGGATTATTGTTGTTGTCGGCGATGGCCGGGACCTGGTGCAGCAGAAGTTTGGAACGGGTGGGCTTGAGTTCGCGGTCCAGACCGAACAGCGTGGAACCGCACACGCGGTCCTTGCTTGTCGCAACCGGCTGGCGGACGATGAAGAGGTCGTGGTCCTCTGTGGCGATGCACCGCTGATAACGAGCCGAACCGTCCGACGACTCGCTGCGGCTAGGGTCGAGACCGGAGCCGACATCGCACTGTTCACCGCCCGGCTGTCCGACCCCGCTGATTATGGCCGGGTCATCAGGGCCAGCAATGACGAAGTCGAGCGAATCGTCGAGAGGCGAGATGCGACCGAGCACGAGCTTCAGGTGAAAGAAGTGAACTCCGGCCTGTATTCATTTCAGTGGGGCAGGGTTCTGCCAGCACTTGAGCGTGTCAGGCCGAGTCCGACAACGGGTGAATACTACTTGACCGACCTGGTCCGGGAAATCAGGGCTGGGGGGGGTAGAGTAGTTGCCGTGCTAGCCGACGACCCGAGTGAAATGCTTGGTGCGAACACGCCAGTGGAGCTTGCCCGCATTGAAGCTGAGCTCGGGCGACGTGTGTACGCTCGCGGGTGA
- a CDS encoding DNA-directed RNA polymerase subunit alpha — translation MKLKRFVLPEKLEFETETATESYTKFIVAPLEKGWGVTIGNCLRRALLSAVQGAAVTQVRIDGVPHEFSTIDDVVEDVPEIILNIKKLRMRLWSETPRTCTLSAKGKREFTAKDLTLPPEIVIANPDQKILTISDKNRTVHIEMLVENGRGYVTADRLKKNQPAPEGTIFLDAFFSPVKKVNYWVESMRVLDRTDFEKVLLEVWTDGSVRPDEALIQSATILKNHMGALVPSEKEPEFIEEEKLYRDRDRLIEVLGMDIEELELSNRALNCLKKGRSKRTGERISIQTVGDLVQRTEKDMLDIENFGRKSLEELKKVLEDMGLTFGMDTTGFEKE, via the coding sequence ATGAAGCTTAAGCGTTTTGTCCTGCCGGAGAAACTGGAGTTTGAGACCGAGACGGCTACTGAATCATACACCAAGTTTATCGTAGCACCGCTCGAAAAAGGCTGGGGCGTGACAATAGGAAACTGTTTGCGCCGAGCACTGTTGTCCGCTGTCCAGGGTGCAGCCGTCACCCAAGTACGAATTGATGGCGTCCCCCACGAGTTTTCGACGATTGACGACGTAGTCGAGGATGTGCCGGAGATAATTCTCAACATCAAGAAGCTCAGAATGCGACTCTGGTCTGAGACGCCGAGGACTTGTACGCTTTCGGCCAAGGGTAAGCGTGAGTTTACGGCGAAGGACCTGACGCTGCCACCAGAAATCGTTATCGCTAACCCCGATCAGAAAATCCTGACGATATCGGACAAGAATCGAACCGTGCATATCGAAATGCTTGTCGAGAACGGCCGGGGCTATGTCACCGCCGACCGACTGAAGAAGAACCAGCCGGCACCGGAAGGGACAATCTTTCTCGACGCCTTCTTTTCGCCAGTGAAGAAGGTGAACTACTGGGTCGAGAGTATGCGCGTTCTGGACCGGACCGATTTCGAGAAGGTACTGCTTGAAGTCTGGACCGACGGCTCGGTGCGACCGGATGAGGCATTGATTCAATCCGCAACGATTCTCAAAAACCACATGGGTGCACTTGTGCCGTCAGAAAAGGAACCTGAGTTCATCGAAGAGGAGAAGTTGTACCGTGACCGCGACCGGCTGATTGAGGTGCTGGGCATGGACATTGAGGAACTGGAACTATCGAATCGGGCACTCAACTGCCTGAAGAAAGGCCGTTCGAAGCGGACCGGAGAACGGATTTCAATCCAGACAGTCGGCGACCTGGTGCAGCGAACCGAGAAGGATATGCTTGACATCGAGAACTTCGGCCGGAAGTCGCTTGAGGAACTCAAGAAGGTGCTTGAGGATATGGGACTGACCTTCGGCATGGATACCACCGGTTTCGAGAAGGAGTAG
- the rplQ gene encoding 50S ribosomal protein L17, translating to MRHGFTKKLGRTKSHRTALLKNLVRQLFMHERIQTTHAKAKLAQRLAERLIRFAKKNTVSARRQVARTIPDRTLLRKLFDVIGPRFADRTGGCTRILRLGPREGDGAEVALLELVVREETHKEKQVRAETKKGPARKKEKKPVKEARPEKRGKADSGKT from the coding sequence GTGCGGCACGGTTTCACGAAAAAGCTTGGCCGCACGAAGAGCCATCGCACAGCGTTGCTGAAGAATCTGGTCCGGCAGCTTTTCATGCATGAAAGAATTCAGACAACGCATGCCAAAGCCAAGCTCGCCCAGAGACTTGCCGAGCGGCTAATCCGGTTTGCCAAGAAGAATACGGTTTCGGCCCGCCGGCAGGTTGCTCGGACAATACCAGACAGGACATTACTCAGGAAGCTTTTCGACGTTATCGGACCAAGGTTTGCTGACCGGACTGGCGGGTGTACCCGCATCCTGCGACTTGGCCCGCGCGAGGGCGACGGTGCCGAGGTTGCTCTCCTCGAACTCGTTGTCCGCGAAGAGACGCATAAGGAGAAGCAGGTTAGGGCTGAGACCAAGAAGGGGCCGGCCCGTAAGAAGGAGAAAAAACCGGTCAAGGAAGCCAGGCCTGAGAAAAGGGGTAAGGCCGACTCCGGCAAGACCTAG
- a CDS encoding histidinol-phosphatase, with amino-acid sequence MVDYHVHPNFSHDARGSIENYCQRAVEIGLKEICFTTHYEPDPVRGAIEFVMVNGKRLSPHSEWADAYFAAIEKARLRFPNLAVLAGVEIGYEMGIEGLVSDFLAKYRFDYVLGAVHCLDHVCLTSAGELEAFRAAFGKQSPSSIVEQYFKYIRAAAGAGLFDCLAHLDIYRKYIMSLYGPEFNECVRQGMRELLRDLVQTGIGLEVNTSAMRRADPEPYPAKEILRQAKDAGIKVFTIGSDAHKPEHLGSGLEPTTRLLSGLGITPARFRLRQTL; translated from the coding sequence ATGGTTGATTACCACGTTCACCCGAACTTCTCTCATGATGCCCGAGGCAGTATTGAAAACTACTGCCAGCGGGCAGTTGAAATCGGATTGAAGGAAATCTGTTTCACCACCCACTACGAGCCTGACCCGGTCCGAGGTGCCATCGAGTTCGTCATGGTCAATGGGAAAAGACTTTCGCCGCACTCAGAATGGGCCGATGCTTACTTCGCAGCGATAGAAAAGGCAAGGTTGCGATTTCCGAATCTCGCTGTTCTGGCCGGGGTAGAAATCGGATATGAGATGGGAATCGAGGGTTTGGTGAGTGATTTCCTTGCGAAGTACCGGTTTGACTACGTACTTGGCGCGGTGCATTGCCTGGACCACGTATGCTTGACCTCGGCCGGCGAACTCGAGGCATTCCGAGCAGCCTTTGGTAAGCAATCGCCCTCATCCATCGTCGAACAGTACTTCAAATACATCAGGGCAGCGGCTGGGGCCGGGCTATTCGACTGCCTGGCACACCTGGATATCTACCGTAAGTACATCATGTCACTCTACGGCCCGGAGTTCAATGAATGCGTCCGACAGGGAATGAGAGAGTTGCTTCGCGATCTGGTGCAGACCGGAATCGGGCTTGAGGTGAATACTTCGGCCATGCGGCGAGCCGACCCAGAACCATATCCGGCAAAAGAGATATTGCGTCAGGCCAAAGATGCCGGCATCAAGGTATTCACCATCGGATCGGATGCGCACAAGCCTGAACACCTCGGGTCCGGCTTGGAACCGACGACCAGATTGTTGTCCGGCCTTGGCATTACGCCGGCCCGCTTCCGGCTCCGACAGACGCTCTAG
- the rsfS gene encoding ribosome silencing factor produces the protein MEARTLAIRCAELIQAKLGHDIVLLDLRGLSPIADYFVVATAGSTVHAQALAREVEEKLKQEGERPHHVEGLDHAHWILLDFVDVVVHIFLGDVRLFYGLERLWGDVPQIRFTEKIGGQRRQTMTRGGAD, from the coding sequence ATGGAAGCCCGAACCCTTGCCATTCGTTGCGCCGAACTCATTCAAGCTAAGCTCGGCCACGATATCGTCCTACTCGACCTGCGAGGGTTGTCACCAATCGCTGACTACTTCGTTGTCGCCACTGCCGGCTCGACGGTACACGCCCAAGCACTGGCCCGGGAAGTGGAAGAAAAGTTGAAACAGGAGGGCGAGCGGCCGCATCACGTGGAAGGTCTGGACCATGCGCACTGGATTCTGCTTGACTTTGTGGACGTTGTCGTGCATATTTTCCTAGGCGATGTTCGGCTGTTCTACGGCTTGGAAAGACTCTGGGGTGACGTACCACAAATCCGTTTCACCGAGAAGATTGGCGGTCAGCGAAGACAAACGATGACCAGAGGAGGTGCTGATTGA
- a CDS encoding helix-hairpin-helix domain-containing protein: MALVWLLFGIVLPISSSELPENEDDNALRDEVEYLLANPIDLNRATVEDLLAVPWLNPLLAYRVVAARDSAGGFAAVRELLDVPGMTKEQYELLRSVVTVARKPSPNWAGSALARVVTDSVPPRMRSWASLKRLNVTQGSWRGSAVVEKDRGEIGWADWLGIGIQHTGTRLRVTAGDYSTGLGLGLVFSGPYQRGSTTWLASSGAPSMMRLVGTALENRNLRGLGVELNSGSWRFGGFGSLAARDARLNPDGTVERLMLSGTHDSASSVWRRRIQEASVGVLADRFWQRVRVQVGGCGVRYSRAFVPQDSVHSFCGNALAVGGVGLEACAGAYLVRAEAAGSSDGGYAAAMMLDGNWPSWTADLAVTGYTARFFAPLGRWRALTDRRSRLEGRVGLGFRHAGFRAKLSGNTYRDFVLDSLPAKLELDLGYNPGRFEAKLKLGRSSRLEQGRSRTAQLELDCDLTRTGLRLVLADEYPELVSGRGRMAGLVAKVKLDRFWLVLTAARFDIVGKGVRMYFTEYGPMRVGFGFSTSSSAWRGTLGFGYRVNRRTGIGIRLGYTARQTISLESGVQLEVGFPEGISKD, from the coding sequence GTGGCGCTAGTCTGGTTACTGTTCGGTATCGTTCTTCCTATCTCGTCATCCGAACTGCCTGAGAATGAGGATGACAACGCACTCCGGGATGAAGTTGAATACCTGCTTGCAAACCCGATAGACCTGAACCGGGCAACGGTGGAGGACCTTCTGGCCGTGCCCTGGCTGAATCCGTTACTTGCCTACCGGGTTGTTGCGGCTCGGGATTCGGCTGGCGGTTTTGCTGCTGTCCGCGAGCTCTTGGACGTGCCGGGCATGACTAAGGAGCAATATGAACTGCTCCGGTCGGTCGTGACGGTCGCAAGAAAGCCGTCACCGAACTGGGCTGGCAGTGCGCTCGCGCGGGTAGTCACTGATTCAGTGCCGCCAAGGATGCGGTCGTGGGCCTCGTTGAAGAGGCTAAATGTCACGCAAGGTTCTTGGCGGGGCAGCGCGGTGGTTGAGAAAGATCGTGGTGAGATTGGCTGGGCCGACTGGTTGGGTATCGGCATTCAGCACACAGGGACTAGGCTCCGCGTCACCGCGGGTGACTACAGCACAGGCCTGGGTCTCGGCCTAGTATTCTCCGGCCCGTACCAGCGTGGTTCGACCACCTGGCTTGCCAGCAGCGGTGCACCTTCGATGATGCGACTCGTCGGCACTGCACTGGAAAACCGCAACCTGCGGGGCCTGGGTGTGGAATTGAATTCGGGGAGTTGGCGATTCGGTGGATTCGGCTCCTTGGCGGCACGCGACGCACGGCTCAACCCGGACGGCACGGTTGAACGGCTGATGCTTTCAGGCACGCACGATTCGGCGTCTTCGGTCTGGCGCCGCCGTATCCAGGAGGCATCGGTTGGAGTGCTTGCTGACAGGTTCTGGCAGCGCGTGCGGGTTCAGGTCGGTGGGTGCGGAGTACGGTACAGCCGAGCATTCGTTCCCCAAGATTCGGTGCACTCCTTCTGTGGCAACGCACTTGCGGTCGGTGGCGTCGGACTTGAGGCCTGCGCCGGCGCATACCTGGTCCGGGCTGAAGCAGCAGGGTCAAGTGACGGTGGGTACGCAGCAGCAATGATGCTGGACGGCAACTGGCCGAGCTGGACCGCAGATTTAGCTGTGACCGGATACACCGCACGCTTTTTCGCACCGCTCGGCCGGTGGCGAGCGCTGACTGACCGCAGGAGCCGGCTCGAAGGTCGAGTCGGGCTTGGATTTCGGCATGCCGGATTTCGTGCCAAGCTCAGTGGCAACACCTACCGGGACTTCGTGCTGGATTCGCTCCCGGCGAAGTTGGAGCTGGACCTCGGGTACAACCCGGGACGATTCGAGGCCAAGCTCAAACTGGGTCGAAGCTCGCGACTTGAGCAGGGGCGGTCAAGAACCGCGCAGCTTGAACTAGACTGCGACCTTACGCGGACCGGGCTTAGACTGGTCTTAGCAGACGAATATCCGGAACTCGTTTCCGGCAGAGGACGAATGGCCGGCCTGGTTGCAAAGGTCAAGCTGGACCGCTTCTGGCTCGTGCTGACCGCGGCGCGGTTTGACATTGTCGGCAAAGGGGTCAGAATGTACTTTACTGAATACGGTCCGATGCGTGTCGGTTTCGGGTTCAGCACATCAAGTTCAGCCTGGCGAGGCACGCTAGGGTTCGGCTACAGAGTCAACCGGAGAACCGGTATTGGCATCCGGCTCGGCTACACGGCAAGGCAGACTATCAGCTTGGAATCCGGGGTACAGCTTGAGGTAGGGTTTCCGGAAGGAATCTCCAAAGACTGA
- a CDS encoding ABC transporter substrate-binding protein — MRIVRAVLVSAIALAAAVCERADTIKVGLIVPLTGDVKTFGESTMNGAMLAFEEVNEAGGLAGKKVQVITSDDKNDPTETANAGSKLIDMDGVVAIIGSVSSKCSVPLSDKCQASKIPMITPTSTNPKVTVTDDGKRKDYVFRACFIDPFQGKVAAKFARDSLKARTAAVIFDVGNDYSKGLADFFRAAFEERGGTVTAFESYAKDDVDFSAILTKLKQQNPDVLFIPDYYNKVGLIAKQARQLGVTARLLGGDGWDSPQMLKIAGSAIHGGYFTNHYSPDDPRPEVQEWVGKYQAKYGQRPDALATLGYDAALLLIEALKKAPKLSPKEIRDALAAIKDFPCVSGRISFDESGNPIKSAAVLEYTGQGQRYVATVTP, encoded by the coding sequence ATGCGTATCGTAAGAGCAGTACTGGTCAGTGCAATTGCATTGGCCGCAGCCGTGTGTGAGCGAGCCGATACTATCAAGGTCGGTCTGATCGTGCCACTCACGGGTGATGTCAAGACCTTCGGCGAGTCCACGATGAACGGCGCAATGCTGGCGTTTGAGGAAGTAAACGAGGCTGGCGGCCTGGCCGGGAAAAAGGTCCAGGTGATTACCAGTGACGACAAAAATGATCCGACCGAAACTGCAAACGCCGGTAGCAAGCTCATCGACATGGATGGTGTGGTTGCGATAATTGGCTCGGTGTCATCGAAATGCTCAGTACCACTTTCCGACAAGTGCCAGGCGTCCAAGATACCAATGATCACGCCGACCTCGACTAACCCAAAGGTCACCGTCACAGACGACGGCAAGAGGAAGGACTACGTGTTCCGGGCGTGTTTCATCGACCCCTTCCAGGGCAAAGTCGCGGCGAAGTTTGCCCGTGACAGCCTTAAGGCCCGGACCGCAGCGGTCATATTTGACGTCGGCAACGACTACTCGAAGGGGCTCGCCGATTTCTTCCGCGCAGCTTTTGAGGAGCGCGGAGGCACGGTGACTGCTTTCGAGTCCTATGCCAAAGATGACGTTGACTTCTCGGCGATTCTTACAAAACTAAAGCAACAGAACCCAGACGTCCTGTTTATTCCAGACTACTATAACAAGGTCGGTCTGATTGCGAAGCAGGCACGGCAGCTCGGTGTGACTGCACGCCTGTTGGGCGGAGACGGCTGGGACTCGCCGCAAATGCTGAAGATTGCCGGTAGTGCGATCCACGGCGGGTACTTCACCAACCACTACTCGCCGGACGACCCGCGGCCAGAGGTCCAAGAATGGGTTGGCAAGTACCAGGCCAAATACGGCCAGCGACCCGATGCTCTGGCGACGCTCGGGTACGATGCCGCGCTCCTGCTGATTGAGGCGTTGAAGAAAGCACCGAAGCTCTCGCCGAAGGAAATCCGCGACGCCCTAGCGGCAATCAAGGATTTCCCGTGCGTGTCCGGGAGGATAAGCTTTGACGAGTCGGGGAATCCGATAAAGAGTGCCGCGGTGCTGGAGTATACTGGCCAGGGCCAGAGATACGTTGCGACGGTAACGCCTTAG
- the rpsD gene encoding 30S ribosomal protein S4 gives MARYTGPVCKKCRKAAEKFYLRGNKCLSDKCVLMKRGEDTVLKGRRRRVSAYSIQLREKQKLRLMYGVLERQFHNYYQKAVKYANTAAALVMLLERRLDNVVYKLGFADSRGQARQLVRHGHITVNGRRVNIPSYSVRAGQTIGVSGEEGLAIVKPILANKESASAAWLSVDPVAVTGRVEREPTPEDVKDVPCNTQLIVELYSK, from the coding sequence ATGGCAAGATACACCGGTCCGGTCTGTAAGAAGTGCCGCAAGGCGGCCGAGAAATTCTACCTGCGCGGCAACAAGTGTCTCTCCGACAAGTGCGTTCTGATGAAACGGGGCGAGGATACAGTTTTGAAGGGCCGTCGACGCAGAGTGTCGGCGTACTCAATTCAGCTCCGGGAGAAGCAGAAGCTCCGTCTGATGTATGGCGTGCTGGAGCGGCAGTTCCACAACTATTACCAGAAGGCAGTCAAGTACGCCAATACGGCTGCTGCACTGGTTATGCTGCTCGAGCGGAGACTGGACAACGTCGTCTATAAGCTGGGTTTTGCCGACTCAAGAGGCCAGGCCCGACAGCTCGTCCGTCACGGCCACATCACGGTAAACGGCCGGCGGGTGAATATTCCGTCCTACTCGGTGCGGGCCGGACAGACGATCGGTGTCTCCGGTGAGGAGGGACTTGCAATCGTCAAGCCGATTCTGGCCAACAAGGAGTCCGCGTCGGCCGCGTGGCTTTCGGTTGACCCGGTCGCGGTCACTGGCCGGGTCGAGCGCGAGCCGACGCCGGAGGATGTCAAGGACGTTCCGTGTAACACCCAACTGATTGTGGAGCTGTACTCGAAATGA